A single Brienomyrus brachyistius isolate T26 chromosome 11, BBRACH_0.4, whole genome shotgun sequence DNA region contains:
- the LOC125704255 gene encoding carbohydrate sulfotransferase 1 isoform X2, translating into MQCSWKAVILLALASIAIQYTAIRTFTAKPFHICPVPNPLNCGLGQETEAFERICDEYPYFTYNVSRKTHILILATTRSGSSFVGQLFNQHSDVFYLFEPLYHVQTTLIPRLSHSKSTADRRVMLGASRDLLRSLYGCDLYFLESYIKPPPVNHTTDKLFRRGASKALCSPPVCDVFGPSEVNIEEGDCVKKCSTLNMTLATDSCKERRHVAIKIVRVPEIGDLKALVEDPRLNLKIIQLVRDPRGILSSRIETFRDTYRLWRIWRATDLH; encoded by the exons ATGCAATGTTCCTGGAAGGCTGTGATCCTGCTAGCCTTGGCATCCATAGCTATCCAGTACACAGCAATCAGAACTTTCACAGCTAAGCCCTTTCATATCTGCCCAGTTCCAAACCCTCTGAACTGTGGCCTGGGCCAGGAGACAGAGGCCTTTGAGCGTATCTGTGATGAGTACCCCTACTTCACTTATAATGTCTCCAGAAAGACCCACATCCTCATCCTGGCCACCACGAGGAGTGGCTCCTCATTTGTGGGCCAGCTCTTTAACCAACACTCCGATGTGTTCTACCTTTTTGAGCCTTTATATCACGTGCAGACCACTCTGATTCCCCGCCTCTCACACAGTAAAAGCACAGCTGACCGGAGGGTAATGTTGGGGGCCAGCAGGGACCTATTGCGAAGCCTATATGGATGTGACCTCTACTTCCTGGAAAGCTACATCAAGCCTCCACCGGTAAACCACACCACAGATAAACTCTTTCGCCGGGGTGCTAGTAAAGCTCTTTGTTCCCCGCCAGTGTGCGATGTCTTTGGCCCGAGCGAGGTCAACATTGAAGAAGGTGACTGCGTCAAAAAATGCAGCACACTCAACATGACCCTAGCTACTGACTCGTGCAAGGAGCGTCGACATGTTGCCATTAAGATTGTGCGGGTGCCAGAGATCGGAGACTTGAAGGCCCTAGTGGAAGACCCACGACTCAACCTGAAGATCATTCAGCTGGTGAGGGACCCACGGGGTATCTTGTCGTCCAGGATTGAAACTTTCCGGGACACCTACCGACTGTGGCGGATCTGGAGGGCAACAG ATTTGCACTAA
- the LOC125704255 gene encoding carbohydrate sulfotransferase 1 isoform X1, which produces MQCSWKAVILLALASIAIQYTAIRTFTAKPFHICPVPNPLNCGLGQETEAFERICDEYPYFTYNVSRKTHILILATTRSGSSFVGQLFNQHSDVFYLFEPLYHVQTTLIPRLSHSKSTADRRVMLGASRDLLRSLYGCDLYFLESYIKPPPVNHTTDKLFRRGASKALCSPPVCDVFGPSEVNIEEGDCVKKCSTLNMTLATDSCKERRHVAIKIVRVPEIGDLKALVEDPRLNLKIIQLVRDPRGILSSRIETFRDTYRLWRIWRATGRKPYNLDLTQLTVVCEDFLNSVSTGLSRPHWLKGKYMLVRYEDLARNPLEKTKEIYQFLGMTLDKNVIKWIQINTRGSNELSAKHKYGTVRDSAANAESWRLKLSYDMVEYTQTVCPQVLHQLGYKTVNSSEELKNMSLTLVQDRTFVPFL; this is translated from the coding sequence ATGCAATGTTCCTGGAAGGCTGTGATCCTGCTAGCCTTGGCATCCATAGCTATCCAGTACACAGCAATCAGAACTTTCACAGCTAAGCCCTTTCATATCTGCCCAGTTCCAAACCCTCTGAACTGTGGCCTGGGCCAGGAGACAGAGGCCTTTGAGCGTATCTGTGATGAGTACCCCTACTTCACTTATAATGTCTCCAGAAAGACCCACATCCTCATCCTGGCCACCACGAGGAGTGGCTCCTCATTTGTGGGCCAGCTCTTTAACCAACACTCCGATGTGTTCTACCTTTTTGAGCCTTTATATCACGTGCAGACCACTCTGATTCCCCGCCTCTCACACAGTAAAAGCACAGCTGACCGGAGGGTAATGTTGGGGGCCAGCAGGGACCTATTGCGAAGCCTATATGGATGTGACCTCTACTTCCTGGAAAGCTACATCAAGCCTCCACCGGTAAACCACACCACAGATAAACTCTTTCGCCGGGGTGCTAGTAAAGCTCTTTGTTCCCCGCCAGTGTGCGATGTCTTTGGCCCGAGCGAGGTCAACATTGAAGAAGGTGACTGCGTCAAAAAATGCAGCACACTCAACATGACCCTAGCTACTGACTCGTGCAAGGAGCGTCGACATGTTGCCATTAAGATTGTGCGGGTGCCAGAGATCGGAGACTTGAAGGCCCTAGTGGAAGACCCACGACTCAACCTGAAGATCATTCAGCTGGTGAGGGACCCACGGGGTATCTTGTCGTCCAGGATTGAAACTTTCCGGGACACCTACCGACTGTGGCGGATCTGGAGGGCAACAGGTAGGAAACCATATAACTTGGATCTGACCCAGCTGACTGTGGTTTGTGAGGATTTCCTCAATTCAGTTTCCACAGGCCTGAGCAGGCCGCACTGGCTCAAGGGGAAATATATGCTGGTGAGGTACGAGGACTTAGCTAGGAACCCGCTGGAAAAGACCAAGGAGATTTACCAATTCTTGGGCATGACTTTGGACAAAAATGTGATCAAATGGATACAGATCAACACTCGAGGCAGCAATGAATTATCTGCAAAGCATAAGTATGGTACAGTGAGGGACTCAGCGGCCAATGCTGAAAGCTGGAGGCTAAAACTGTCATACGACATGGTTGAGTACACGCAGACTGTGTGTCCACAAGTTCTACATCAGCTGGGTTACAAGACAGTCAATTCCTCTGAGGAACTCAAAAATATGTCTCTCACACTTGTGCAAGACAGAACTTTTGTACCATTTTTGTAA